The Gammaproteobacteria bacterium DNA window ACAATATGGCGATTGCTCCGTCAACAGCCGCTCGACACATTTTACCGCCGCCTGTGTATCGGCATCGGCTTTCCACACTATGGACCGGGTGCGTGCAGTGTACCGCATGTGCAAATGGCCGCTGTGGGGATCCACTGAAAATACCGGCCCGGATTGGGCAGGACGAATTTCGGTGCCGGCCTCGATATTGGCAGGAATGGTCATCACGTCCTCCTGCATCAAGGCCGCAACATGGTTCGGGTTTTCATCACGCAGCTGCAGATACAACATCTCATGATCCATCAGGGCATTCTCGCCACCCCGTGCTGCCGGGCGGGCACAGTGCAAGACCATGGCGTGAATGGTGCGCGATGGCGGATTATAGTAACCGTCGGTATGCCAGCTAATGGCGCGATTACTATAAGGAATATATTCATGCTGGCGTGGCTGGGCGGAGACCTGCAGGGCAGAGATGCCGTCATCCTCGGCGTAGAGATTCTGGTCCAGACGCGACAGGCCAAATTGCCGCCCCATGCGGGCCACCGCCGAGCTGTCCGATATCCGCTCATCGCGAGGCCCTTTGCTCACATAAACCGCCATATTGGCGCGGGCACAGCTCCGGCGCAGGGCACTGCGCTCGGCGTCGGTCAAGTCAAACGGATCGGCCACCTCCACCACCAGCTGCTCCAGGTCGTGTGGATAAGACGACAATTTCTGCTCACGCCACGCGGCATAGGCGCGTTCGTCGCCCAACGCAAAGGGATTTCCATCCATGACGGGATTCAGCTTATCGACCATTTTATTGCAGCCTGTTTTCGACATATTTTTCAACATATGACATATGTAGTGTGATCCATTAAAGCATCGTCGCCAGGGCGCCGACATCACATCGCCTGACGGGCTTATAACCTACAACGGACCACATCTTAAAATTACCATATAATCATATTAGCGTCTGTTAATATTTAGAGAAATAGTCTACAGTATCCTGATGGGTGGTTGCATATACCGTTCGAGATGAATGCCGAAAGGCAACATCAACGAGCATGGGCCATCATTCTGCAACTATAGACAGATAGCTATAGACAGGCAGTTATAGACAGACAGGCGAGGGATAATATCCCGGGACATCGCGTTGCGGGCCCGAATTGGCCATGCATACCGGACGGATCTAGCAGGCCGAGGGGTCCCGCGTCCAGCTCCAACAGGGGCAGTATCACCAAAGGGATAGCCGCTACGCAAAGTCCCTTCCCCTTCTGGTCAATTTGCACCTTGGCGTCTGTCTCATACACTTCATTGCTACGAAACGAATCATTGTAAGGCGCTCTCCATGCCGACCAGCGGGTAGAGTGAAGAAAGTAACAGGCGGTGCGTCACCCTGATCGGTACGCAAAATGTCGAACGAGTTTGAATTCAAACGAGGAGAACTGGGCCATGGCCGAGCAAACACCGAAGAATCCTGAAGTACACAGCACTTATCTCCCCAAGGAGAAAAAGTCGACCAAACCTTTCCATGACACCCCCATGATCGACACGCTGGAATCCGGCCCGTGGCCAAGCTTCGTCACCGGCCTCAAGCGTCTGGCCATGGCAGAGACTCACGGCAACATGATGGTCGACCTGCTGGGTCAGCTCGAACACTCTTACAATACCCGTCTCGGTTACTGGAAAGGCGGTACCGTGTCCGTACTGGGTTACGGCGGCGGTATCATTCCCCGCTTCACCGAGCTGATGGGCGAAAATGGCAAGCCCATGTTCCCCGAATCCAAGGAATTCCACACCGTGCGCGTGCAGCCACCCGCCGGTAACCACTACAGCACCACCATGCTGCGTCAGCTGTCCAACTCCTGGAACAAGTACGGCTCGGGCCTCATCGCCTTCCACGGCCAGACCGGCAACATCATGTTCATCGGTACAACTTCTGACAATGTCCAACCCTTCTTTGATGAAATCAATGACTACGGTTGGGATCTCGGCGGCGCCGGCCCTTGCGTCCGTACCGGCATGTCCTGCGTCGGTGCAGCCCGTTGCGAACAGTCCTGCGCCAATGAACAGAAGATTCACCGGATGCTGGTGAACAACTTCCTTGACGACATGCATCGCCCCGCCCTGCCCTACAAATTCAAATTCAAAGTGTCCGGTTGCCCGAATGACTGCATGAACTCCATCCAGCGTTCCGACTTTGCCGTGATCGGTACCTGGCGCGATGACATGAAAGTCGATCAGGACGAAGTGAAGAAATTTGTTGCTGCCAAAGGCCGCAAATACGTCATCGACAGCGTAGTGAATATGTGTCCTACCAGCGCCCTGTCACTGAATGACGACGACACCCTGGCCGTGGACAACCGCAACTGCGTGCGTTGCATGCACTGCATCAACGTCATGACCCGCGCCCTGTCACCCGGCGACGACCACGGCGTCACCATCCTGCTGGGCGGCAAACGCACCCTCAAGATCGGCGACACCATGGGTACCGTGCTGATCCCCTTCAAGAAGCTGGAAACCGAAGAGGATTACGAAAGCCTGGTTGAGCTTACCGAGGAAATCATTGATTTCTGGGCAGAAAACGCCCTGGAGCACGAGCGCGTGGGCGAAACCATCGACCGCATCGGGCTGGTCAACTTCCTCGAAGGCATCAATGTCGATGTCGATCCCAACATGATCTCCGAGGCACGTCAGAGCAGCTATGTGCGCATGGATACCTGGGACGAAGAAGCCGAGAAGTGGAAAGAGCGGCAGGCAGGCTAACCCCTGGGCTCGCCTGAGCAGACTGTACTTGCACGCTAAACAACGCATCAACAAATTATTTGATTGGAGATAACAGATGAGCGCAAAACCACGCTTTCCCATCGAGAGTGGTGTACCGGATCCCTTCCAGTACATGCACCCGGCCTATATCAAAAACTACGGCAACTGGGCCTATCATGACCGCCCACGCCCTGGCGTACTGCATCATGTCTCTAAAACGGGTGATGAAGTCTGGACCGTGCGCGTGGGCACCCAGCGCCAATTAGGCCCGTACGAGATCAACCTGCTGTGTGACATCATCGACAGGCTGGCCGACGGTTATGTCCGTTTCACGATCCGCTCCAACATGGAAGTGACCGTCACCGACGAAGCCAAGGTACAGCCCCTGATCGACGCCTTTGAAGACGCCGGTTATCCGGTGGGCGGAACCGGTCCCTCCGTGACCATGATCTCCCACACCCAGGGCTGGTTGCACTGCGACATCCCCGGCACCGATGCCTCCGGCGTGGTTAAGGCACTGATGGATGAGCTGTACGAGGAGTTCAAGACGGAAAGCATGCCTAACCGCGTGCACATGACCACTTCCTGCTGCCAGATTAACTGCGGCGGCCAGGGCGATATCGCCATCAACGTGCAGCACACCAAGCCACCCAAGATTAACCATGACCTGGTCGCCAACGTCTGCGAACGTCCGACGGTGGTGGCGCGATGCCCGGTTGCGGCGATCCGCCCTGCCATGGTCAACGGCAAACCTTCACTGGAAGTGGACGAGAAGAAGTGCATCTGTTGCGGCGCCTGCTTCCCACCCTGCCCGCCGATGCAGATCAATGACCCGGAACATTCCAAGCTGGCCATCTGGGTGGGCGGTAAACACTCCAATGCCCGTAGCAAACCGATGTTCCACAAACTGGTCGCTGCCGGCATCCCCAACAATGCACCCCGTTGGCCTGAAGTGACCGCAGTCGTAAAAAACATTCTTCATACCTATAAGAATGATGCCAAAGACTGGGAACGTATTGGTGACTGGATCGAACGCATCGGCTGGCCGCGCTTCTTCGAGCTGACCCAGCTGCCGTTCACCAAGTTCCATATCGACAACTGGACCGGTGCCCGTAAAACGCTCAATGCCTCGACGCATATCCGTTTCTAACGTCTACAAGAGGCTAAGCGTAAACTATGAAATTTTCTGTAATGATCAGCGAAGGCCCGTACACGCATCAGGCGTCGGACACGGCCTATAACTTCACCAAAGCGGCTCTGGAGAATGGACACGAATGTTTTCGTGTCTTTTTCTACCACGATGGCGTCAACAACGGCACTCGCCTGTCGACGCCGCCAACGGATGATCGTAATGTGATCAACCGCTGGTCGGAACTGGCCGCAGCGCACAATCTGGATCTGGTGTTATGCGTTGCCGCCGCCCAGCGTCGCGGTATCGCAGATGCCGACGAGGCCAAGCGCAATGGCAAAGATGCCGACAACATCGCACCGGGTTTTCGCATTTCCGGCCTGGGCCAGTTAATCGAAGCCGGCATCCAGAGTGACCGTTTGGTCACCTTTGGCGACTAGGGGAAGTAAGCAATGTCTGAAACGAAAAAATTTTTATACGTCAATCGTAAGGCTCCCTATGGAACCATTTACGCGCTGGAATCACTGGAAGTGGTGCTGATCGGCGCCGCCTTTGAACAGGATGTCGCCCTCGCCTTTTTGGACGATGGCGTCTATCAGCTCACCAAAGGCCAGGCTACCGACGAGGTAGGCATGAAGAACTTTTCACCCACCTACCGGGCACTGGGCGATTACGACGTCAACAAAATCTATGTGGAGCAAGAGTCCCTGGATGCGCGCGGTCTAAGCCTCGACGACCTGCAAGCTCTGACCTATGAAGACGAAGATGACGATTATGCCGAAAAGGATTCCATCAAAGTGGTATCCGCAGCCGAGCTGGCCAAAATCATGGAACAGTCCGACGTCATACTGAGCTTCTAATTCGAGATTGAACGCGAGCTTAAACGAGCTTAAAGAAGGAAGAGATACATGTCACAGCTACACACGGTAAACAAATCGCCTCTCGATCGCAATGCGCTGGAATCAGCGATCAGACACGCGACGAAAGGCAACGCCGTCCTCATGATCGAAGATGGCGTTTACGGTGCCATGAAAGGCACACAAAAGTCGGCAATGGTATCCGATGCAATGGGCGATATTTCTTTTTATGTCATGGGGCCCGACCTCAAGGCGCGAGGAATTGATGAAGGCCGCATTATAGATGGCGTCAAAGTGGTTGATTATAGCGGTTTTGTAACGTTGGTTGCAGAACACGGCATAACACAATCCTGGCTCTAGCATTTTAGTCATTAAGCAAATCCAACCAAAATTAACTGAAAATAAACTGAAGGAGAGATTAACATGGCCCTAGAAGTAGCTGGCAAAACCGTCGAGACCGATGAAGAAGGTTACCTGGAAAACCGTGACGAATGGGACATGGATGTTGCCAAAGCCATCGCCGCAGCAGAAGGTCTTGAAATGACCGACAGTCACTGGGAAGTGGTGAACTTCCTGCGTGAATATTATGAAGAATACCAGATTGCGCCTGCGGTTCGCGTGTTGACCAAGGCCATCGGCAAAAAACTGGGCAAGGACAAAGGCAACAGCAAATATCTGTACGAACTGTACCCTTACGGCCCTGCCAAGCAGGCATGTAAGATTGCCGGTCTGCCCAAGCCTACCGGTTGCGTGTAATTACGCAGCACTGAGTTGTTCGCACTATCTGACCGGGCTGGTTTTATTTGCCAGCCCGGTTAGCGAACCACCACACAACAGGTCACGTTACTAAAAATCAGTCTGTTATCGACAATGTTTTGTATCGCGATAGCGCGCTTATTTTTATTTGCAGCTTGTTAGCAATCAAGATTCATTAATTAAACCCTTTTGTTAACCACAGGTTTACTCATGACGCTTTCAGTGGTTTTTGCCATCTTGTTTTATGCTGCAGCACTGCTACTAATTGGCGGACTGGCACGCAAAATAATGGTTTATTCGCGCACACCTGCGCCACTCAAGATCCCCACCACACCCGCCCCCACCACCAAATCCGGCGTGGTCTGGCGCATGACCAAAGAGGTCACGGTCTTTCAAAGTCTGTTCAAGTCCAACAAATGGATCTGGTTGTTCGGCTGGGTGTTTCATGTCGCCCTGGCCCTGGTGCTACTGCGTCACCTGCGCTATTTCCAGGAACCCGTGTGGACCGTTGTCACCCTGATTCAACCCTTCGGCAAGTATGCCGCCTTTGCCATGCTGATTGGCCTGGGCGGATTGTGGGCGCGGCGTTTTCTGGTTGACCGCGTTCGCTACATTACCAATCTGTCTGACCACCTGATGTTAGCACTGCTAGTGGCCATCGGACTCAGTGGTCTGGGCATCAAGTATCTTGCACACACCGATATCGTTGCGCTGAAGACCTACATGTTAGGGTTGCTGTATTTCGACCTGCAACCACTCCCCAGCGACGGTTTTGTGTTACTCCATTTGAGTCTGGTGATCATCCTGATGGTGATATTTCCCATCAGCAAACTGCTGCACGTACCAGGGCTGTTTTTCATGCCAACGCGTAACCAGGTCGATAACCCCCGCGAAGTTCGCCATACGGCGGGCTGGACGGCAGAATAAAAACGAGGTTTAAACGTGGCAGCCGACTTCGACACACCCGAGCTATTCAACAATATCGAGATCATCGATACGCCCAAATATGAGGCGGACACGATGGCTCATAGTAGCCCCTATGTGGCCAAGGCCGTCCACAATGAAAAACTCGGCTTCCCCGGCGAGCTGGTGGATAACTGGGAACAAAAAGCCGTTAGCCGTCTGGGAGAACTGGTGGATGGCTCACGGGCCCTGCGCACCTTTCTCGACAGCTGCGTGAAGTGCGGCGCCTGCACCGACAAATGCCACTACTACCTCGGCACCAAAGATCCGAAAAACATGCCGGTGGCACGCCAGGATCTATTGCGCAGCATTTATCGCCGCTACTACACCGTGTCCGGCAAGTATTTTCCCAAACTGGTGGGCGCGCGCGACATGGACAAGAGCGTACTGGACGAATGGTACAGCTACTTCCATCAGTGTTCGCAGTGCCGCCGCTGCTCCGTATTCTGCCCTTACGGCATAGATACCGCAGAAATTTCCATGGCCGCACGCGACATCATGGACACGGTGGGCAAAGGCCAGAAATACTGCAATGAAATCCTCGGCAAGCTGCAGACCGTCGGCAATAACCTCGGCCTGCCAAAACCGGCCCTGCTTGATACGCTGGAAGGCCTGGAAGAGGAAGTGGAGGAAGATACCGGCGTCGCCGTCAAATATCCGTTAGATGTTAAAGGCGCCGATGTACTGCTGATCACGCCGTCGGCCGACTTCTTCGCCGAACCCCATATTGACGGGCTCATCGGTTACGGCAAGGTCTTCCATCAGGCCGGCATCAGCTGGACGCTGTCCTCATATGCCTCGGAAGCCGCCAACTTCTCCATGTTCATCGGCAGCGGCGACAACCTCAAGAAGGTTGCCCAGCGTATTCGCGATGCCGCCGAAGAGCTCGGCGTCAAGCGCATTATCGTCGGCGAGTGTGGCCATGCCTGGCGCGTGGCTTACAGCTTCTGGAATACCCTGATCGGTCCCTTCGACTTTCTGGACCCCCGCTATCCTGCACCACAGCACATCGTTGAATTTACCTACGATCTGATTCAGCGCGGCGCATTGAATCTTGACAAGGAGGCCAACGATCATCGGCGCATCACCTTCCACGATTCCTGCAATGTGGCGCGCGCCTCACGCATGGGTAACATCCCCGGCGGACAGTTCATTCTGCCGCGCGCATTGATCAAGGCTTCCGCCAACCACTTTTTTGACATGGCGCCCGAAACCATCCACGAAAACACCTTCTGTTGCGGTGGCGGCGGCGGCCTGTTGACCGACGATCTGCTGGAGCTGCGCATCAAGGGCGCGATGCCGCGCATGCAGGCCCTGAAGCAGGTGGTGGATGAACACAATGTAAATTCCATGGTCGCCATTTGCGCAATCTGCAAGGCCCAGTTCAATAAGGCATTGCCGGCGTACCAATTCCCCATGGATATGATTACCAGTTTGCACCAGGTGGTGGGCGACGCCATCCAGCTGGGCACCAAAGACTAGATTTCGACCATTTTATAAACGATAACGATTTGAACCAATCGACACCCAGTGGATTAGGAGACTGACGCTATGGCTACGCCGGCAGACGAAGTAAAAAAAGACTACACCTTCCGCAAATTTAAGGATGGCGACCATGAGATCACCCGTTGGAGTGAGCAGATCTTTGTTGCCGATCACTCGCACAAATGTCCAACCTATGTACACCAGACTCCACCCTGCCAGGGCAGCTGTCCCTCGGGCGAAGACATTCGCGGCTGGCTGAACATTGTACGCGGCATTGAAAAACCCACGGAAGGAATCGACTGGAAAGAATACGCCTTTCGCCGTTCAACCCAGGCCAATCCCTTCCCGTCGGTCATGGGCCGCGTCTGCCCCGCCCCCTGTCAGGATGGCTGTAACCGCAACCAGGTTGACGACTTTGTGGGCATCAACGCCGTCGAGCAGTTCATCGGTGACAGCGCGCTGGATGCCGGCCTGAAATTTACACCGGGCCCGGATACCGGCAAAAAGGTCGCCATCATCGGTGGCGGCCCCTGTGGCCTGGCGGCCGCTTACCAGCTGCGCCTGCGCGGCCATGCCTGCACCATCTTCGATGACCACGAAGACCTGGGCGGCATGATGATGTACGGCATTCCAGGGTATCGTACCCCGCGTGACGTGCTGCACGGCGAGATGAATCGCATTATCGAGATGGGTGTGGAAACCCGCCTGAAGACCCGCGTGGGTGAAGACATCACCCTGGCCGAACTGGAAAAGCAGTTTGACGCCGTGTTATTCGCCATCGGCGCGCAGTCCGGTCGTGACCTGCCGGTGGACAACTTTACCGAAGCCAGCAACTGTCTGTCGGGTGTTGCCTTCCTCGCCGCCTTTAACCAAGGCCGCCTGAAAGGCGTGGCCGGCAAAGTGGTCGTTATCGGTGGTGGCGATACCTCCATCGACGTGGCATCGGTGGCCCGCCGTATCGGTAAGATCACCGATATCCACGAAAATGATCGCCCGGAAAACATCATTCTGGGCCAAACGGCTCACGATGTTGTCGGTGTTGCCAACCGTGAAGGCGCCGAGGTTGCACTGCTTTCCCGCCACCCCATCTCCAGCATGACGGCCGCCAAACATGAAATTGACGATGCGACCCGCGAAGGTGTCGAAATTATCGATTCCATCGACCCGGTCGGCGTCATCATGGGCGCCAATGGCCGCGCCACTGCATTGCGCGTGCGCAAGCTGCAGTGGGAAGGCAGCAAGATGACGCCTATCGAAGGCTCTGAATATGATATCGAAGCCGATCTGATCGTCTCGGCGA harbors:
- a CDS encoding TauD/TfdA family dioxygenase, whose translation is MVDKLNPVMDGNPFALGDERAYAAWREQKLSSYPHDLEQLVVEVADPFDLTDAERSALRRSCARANMAVYVSKGPRDERISDSSAVARMGRQFGLSRLDQNLYAEDDGISALQVSAQPRQHEYIPYSNRAISWHTDGYYNPPSRTIHAMVLHCARPAARGGENALMDHEMLYLQLRDENPNHVAALMQEDVMTIPANIEAGTEIRPAQSGPVFSVDPHSGHLHMRYTARTRSIVWKADADTQAAVKCVERLLTEQSPYCFKRRLAAGEGIISNNVLHTRSAFENDADAEAGRLMYRARYYDRVL
- the dsrA gene encoding dissimilatory-type sulfite reductase subunit alpha encodes the protein MIDTLESGPWPSFVTGLKRLAMAETHGNMMVDLLGQLEHSYNTRLGYWKGGTVSVLGYGGGIIPRFTELMGENGKPMFPESKEFHTVRVQPPAGNHYSTTMLRQLSNSWNKYGSGLIAFHGQTGNIMFIGTTSDNVQPFFDEINDYGWDLGGAGPCVRTGMSCVGAARCEQSCANEQKIHRMLVNNFLDDMHRPALPYKFKFKVSGCPNDCMNSIQRSDFAVIGTWRDDMKVDQDEVKKFVAAKGRKYVIDSVVNMCPTSALSLNDDDTLAVDNRNCVRCMHCINVMTRALSPGDDHGVTILLGGKRTLKIGDTMGTVLIPFKKLETEEDYESLVELTEEIIDFWAENALEHERVGETIDRIGLVNFLEGINVDVDPNMISEARQSSYVRMDTWDEEAEKWKERQAG
- the dsrB gene encoding dissimilatory-type sulfite reductase subunit beta — its product is MSAKPRFPIESGVPDPFQYMHPAYIKNYGNWAYHDRPRPGVLHHVSKTGDEVWTVRVGTQRQLGPYEINLLCDIIDRLADGYVRFTIRSNMEVTVTDEAKVQPLIDAFEDAGYPVGGTGPSVTMISHTQGWLHCDIPGTDASGVVKALMDELYEEFKTESMPNRVHMTTSCCQINCGGQGDIAINVQHTKPPKINHDLVANVCERPTVVARCPVAAIRPAMVNGKPSLEVDEKKCICCGACFPPCPPMQINDPEHSKLAIWVGGKHSNARSKPMFHKLVAAGIPNNAPRWPEVTAVVKNILHTYKNDAKDWERIGDWIERIGWPRFFELTQLPFTKFHIDNWTGARKTLNASTHIRF
- the tusD gene encoding sulfurtransferase complex subunit TusD, whose amino-acid sequence is MKFSVMISEGPYTHQASDTAYNFTKAALENGHECFRVFFYHDGVNNGTRLSTPPTDDRNVINRWSELAAAHNLDLVLCVAAAQRRGIADADEAKRNGKDADNIAPGFRISGLGQLIEAGIQSDRLVTFGD
- the tusC gene encoding sulfurtransferase complex subunit TusC; amino-acid sequence: MSETKKFLYVNRKAPYGTIYALESLEVVLIGAAFEQDVALAFLDDGVYQLTKGQATDEVGMKNFSPTYRALGDYDVNKIYVEQESLDARGLSLDDLQALTYEDEDDDYAEKDSIKVVSAAELAKIMEQSDVILSF
- the tusB gene encoding sulfurtransferase complex subunit TusB, translating into MSQLHTVNKSPLDRNALESAIRHATKGNAVLMIEDGVYGAMKGTQKSAMVSDAMGDISFYVMGPDLKARGIDEGRIIDGVKVVDYSGFVTLVAEHGITQSWL
- a CDS encoding TusE/DsrC/DsvC family sulfur relay protein, yielding MALEVAGKTVETDEEGYLENRDEWDMDVAKAIAAAEGLEMTDSHWEVVNFLREYYEEYQIAPAVRVLTKAIGKKLGKDKGNSKYLYELYPYGPAKQACKIAGLPKPTGCV
- a CDS encoding respiratory nitrate reductase subunit gamma, producing MTLSVVFAILFYAAALLLIGGLARKIMVYSRTPAPLKIPTTPAPTTKSGVVWRMTKEVTVFQSLFKSNKWIWLFGWVFHVALALVLLRHLRYFQEPVWTVVTLIQPFGKYAAFAMLIGLGGLWARRFLVDRVRYITNLSDHLMLALLVAIGLSGLGIKYLAHTDIVALKTYMLGLLYFDLQPLPSDGFVLLHLSLVIILMVIFPISKLLHVPGLFFMPTRNQVDNPREVRHTAGWTAE
- a CDS encoding (Fe-S)-binding protein, with the protein product MAADFDTPELFNNIEIIDTPKYEADTMAHSSPYVAKAVHNEKLGFPGELVDNWEQKAVSRLGELVDGSRALRTFLDSCVKCGACTDKCHYYLGTKDPKNMPVARQDLLRSIYRRYYTVSGKYFPKLVGARDMDKSVLDEWYSYFHQCSQCRRCSVFCPYGIDTAEISMAARDIMDTVGKGQKYCNEILGKLQTVGNNLGLPKPALLDTLEGLEEEVEEDTGVAVKYPLDVKGADVLLITPSADFFAEPHIDGLIGYGKVFHQAGISWTLSSYASEAANFSMFIGSGDNLKKVAQRIRDAAEELGVKRIIVGECGHAWRVAYSFWNTLIGPFDFLDPRYPAPQHIVEFTYDLIQRGALNLDKEANDHRRITFHDSCNVARASRMGNIPGGQFILPRALIKASANHFFDMAPETIHENTFCCGGGGGLLTDDLLELRIKGAMPRMQALKQVVDEHNVNSMVAICAICKAQFNKALPAYQFPMDMITSLHQVVGDAIQLGTKD
- a CDS encoding NAD(P)-binding protein; amino-acid sequence: MATPADEVKKDYTFRKFKDGDHEITRWSEQIFVADHSHKCPTYVHQTPPCQGSCPSGEDIRGWLNIVRGIEKPTEGIDWKEYAFRRSTQANPFPSVMGRVCPAPCQDGCNRNQVDDFVGINAVEQFIGDSALDAGLKFTPGPDTGKKVAIIGGGPCGLAAAYQLRLRGHACTIFDDHEDLGGMMMYGIPGYRTPRDVLHGEMNRIIEMGVETRLKTRVGEDITLAELEKQFDAVLFAIGAQSGRDLPVDNFTEASNCLSGVAFLAAFNQGRLKGVAGKVVVIGGGDTSIDVASVARRIGKITDIHENDRPENIILGQTAHDVVGVANREGAEVALLSRHPISSMTAAKHEIDDATREGVEIIDSIDPVGVIMGANGRATALRVRKLQWEGSKMTPIEGSEYDIEADLIVSAIGQTGNLKGMEEFGNARGLIDADANFQVPNKPGFFVAGDIVQPHLLTTVIGQASVAVESIDHYLNHKKQGKRPKVDVHHFDLLNKLRETHHEPAHFDPEGDAKVRGIDRGLRGTSDADFAIHNYEDRSAHQIISADKLFLGHFKNEERHVRTEEVPSAEEVLGHFEERMNALTEEETIAEAKRCMSCGMCFECDNCVIYCPQDAVFKVDKTQSTTGRYVDTDYNKCIGCHICADVCPTGYIQMGLGE